The following are encoded in a window of Gossypium raimondii isolate GPD5lz chromosome 13, ASM2569854v1, whole genome shotgun sequence genomic DNA:
- the LOC105781573 gene encoding uncharacterized protein LOC105781573 — MDRTIIKCNIDPTKPKGLTKKAPKPPQAKSSNSLEDLLKAYMEKNDAMIQIQVTTIQSQVATLKNLENQMGQLAIELRSRPQGALPNDTKNFEKFGSKHQLDAQSIFKLLRIGEVRPTTVTLQLVDRLLEYLEGKIEDILVRVDKFIFATDFIVLDFEADKEVPIILGRPFLATEKNLIDVSKGELIIRVEDDKNVYVNLGSLSENMEDGIPGRRPISKT, encoded by the exons ATGGACCGAACAATAATCAAATGCAACATAGACCCAACCAAACCTAAGGGTTTGACCAAAAAAGCcccaaaaccacctcaagctaAGTCATCAAACAGTTTGGAGGACTTGTTGAAAGCATACATGGAAAAAAACGATGCCATGATCCAAATTCAAGTGACAACGATTCAAAGTCAAGtagcaacactgaaaaatttggagAACCAGATGGGTCAGTTAGCTATTGAGCTTCGTAGTAGACCTCAAGGAGCTTTGCCAAATGatacaaaaaattttgaaaaatttgg GAGCAAGCACCAACTTGATGCCCAATCCATTTTCAAGCTGTTGagaataggtgaagtaagacccacTACTGTGACACTTCAACTGGTGGATCGATTATTAGAATATCTCGAAGGGAAGATTGAGGATATTTTGGtaagagttgataaatttatttttgctacTGATTTCATTGtattagattttgaagcagataaggAAGTTCCAAtcatccttgggagacctttcctagccacgGAAAAAAATTTGATAGATGTGTCGAAAGGCGAACTCATCATCCGAGTTGAAGATGATAAG AATGTTTATGTAAACCTTGGATCTCTATCTGAGAATATGGAAGATGGAATTCCAGGAAGGCGCCCTATCTCAAAGACATAG